One Lysobacter enzymogenes DNA segment encodes these proteins:
- a CDS encoding glutaredoxin family protein, with the protein MRVTTVLCVVAALAVGVAGAKFAMSGGLPQQWFGSAPAQLAADDPRHATGDKRIVMLAAEWCGYCEKLRKDFELADVRYTLIDVDTEQGQRAMAAVGARGVPVTIVGQDIVYGYQPDRIKDKLAPLGYRL; encoded by the coding sequence ATGCGCGTGACCACCGTGTTGTGCGTCGTCGCCGCGCTCGCCGTGGGCGTGGCCGGCGCCAAGTTCGCCATGAGCGGCGGCCTGCCGCAGCAGTGGTTCGGTTCGGCGCCGGCGCAGCTGGCGGCGGACGATCCGCGCCACGCCACCGGCGACAAGCGCATCGTCATGCTCGCCGCGGAGTGGTGCGGTTACTGCGAAAAGCTGCGCAAGGACTTCGAACTGGCCGACGTGCGCTACACCCTGATCGACGTCGACACCGAGCAGGGCCAGCGCGCGATGGCCGCGGTCGGCGCGCGCGGGGTGCCGGTCACCATCGTCGGCCAGGACATCGTCTACGGCTACCAACCCGATCGGATCAAGGACAAGCTCGCGCCGCTCGGCTATCGGCTGTGA
- a CDS encoding malate dehydrogenase yields the protein MKTPVRVAVTGAAGQIGYSLLFRIASGEMLGKDQPVILQLLELPLEKAQAALKGVIMELEDCAFPLLAGIVGTDDAEVAFKDADIALLVGARPRGPGMERKDLLLENAKIFTAQGAALNKVASRNVKVLVVGNPANTNAYIAMKSAPDLPAKNFTAMLRLDHNRALSQLAAKAGVAVGDIENLIVWGNHSPTMYPDYRFAKAGGASLKDKIGDADWNANTFIPQVGKRGAAIIEARGLSSAASAANAAIDHIRDWVLGSDGKWVTMGVPSDGSYGIPEGVMYGVPVITANGEYTRVEGLEIDEFSRKAMDKTLAELEEERAGVAHLLG from the coding sequence ATGAAGACTCCCGTCCGCGTTGCCGTCACCGGCGCTGCCGGCCAGATCGGCTACTCGCTGCTGTTCCGCATCGCCTCCGGCGAAATGCTCGGCAAGGACCAGCCGGTGATCCTGCAGCTGCTGGAGCTGCCGCTGGAGAAGGCCCAGGCCGCGCTCAAGGGCGTGATCATGGAGCTGGAAGACTGCGCGTTCCCGCTGCTGGCCGGCATCGTCGGCACCGACGACGCCGAAGTCGCGTTCAAGGACGCCGACATCGCCCTGCTGGTCGGCGCGCGTCCGCGCGGCCCGGGCATGGAGCGCAAGGACCTGCTGCTGGAAAACGCCAAGATCTTCACCGCCCAGGGCGCCGCGCTGAACAAGGTCGCCTCGCGCAACGTCAAGGTGCTGGTGGTCGGCAACCCGGCCAACACCAACGCCTACATCGCGATGAAGTCGGCGCCGGACCTGCCGGCGAAGAACTTCACCGCGATGCTGCGCCTGGACCACAACCGCGCGCTGAGCCAGCTCGCCGCCAAGGCCGGCGTCGCCGTGGGCGACATCGAGAACCTGATCGTGTGGGGCAACCACAGCCCGACCATGTATCCGGACTACCGCTTCGCCAAGGCCGGCGGCGCCTCGCTGAAGGACAAGATCGGCGACGCCGACTGGAACGCCAACACCTTCATCCCGCAGGTCGGCAAGCGCGGCGCGGCGATCATCGAAGCGCGCGGCCTGTCCTCGGCCGCCTCGGCCGCCAACGCCGCGATCGACCACATCCGCGACTGGGTGCTCGGCAGCGACGGCAAGTGGGTGACCATGGGCGTGCCGTCGGACGGCAGCTACGGCATCCCCGAAGGCGTGATGTACGGCGTGCCGGTGATCACCGCCAACGGCGAGTACACCCGCGTGGAAGGCCTGGAGATCGACGAGTTCAGCCGCAAGGCCATGGACAAGACCCTGGCCGAGCTGGAAGAAGAGCGCGCCGGCGTCGCCCACCTGCTGGGCTGA
- a CDS encoding LuxR C-terminal-related transcriptional regulator — protein MADAALRILIADDHPMFRAALRYALGEIAPGAHIVEVASQSALEAAIGSGEAFDLAMLDLMMPGAMGFSSLVYARGERPELPVVIISSNEHPRTIRRAQQFGASGFVPKSAPAAVLAEAVGAVLAGRVWFSPQQAERDEGDAQLADRLAQLTPQQMRVLLRLADGLLNKQIAYELSLAENTVKIHVTAILRKLGCHSRTQAAVLVKGLSLEEDGGELHDGVGGLS, from the coding sequence ATGGCCGACGCCGCGCTGCGCATCCTGATCGCCGACGACCATCCGATGTTCCGGGCGGCGCTGCGCTATGCGCTGGGCGAGATCGCGCCGGGCGCGCACATCGTCGAGGTCGCCAGCCAAAGCGCGCTGGAAGCGGCGATCGGCAGCGGCGAGGCCTTCGACCTAGCCATGCTCGACCTGATGATGCCCGGCGCGATGGGCTTCTCTTCGCTGGTGTACGCGCGCGGCGAGCGGCCCGAGTTGCCGGTGGTGATCATTTCCTCGAACGAGCACCCGCGCACGATCCGCCGCGCGCAGCAGTTCGGCGCGTCCGGGTTCGTGCCCAAGTCGGCGCCGGCGGCGGTGCTGGCCGAAGCGGTCGGCGCGGTGCTGGCCGGCCGGGTCTGGTTCTCGCCGCAGCAGGCCGAGCGCGACGAAGGCGACGCGCAGTTGGCCGACCGGCTGGCGCAACTGACGCCGCAGCAGATGCGGGTGCTGTTGCGGTTGGCCGATGGGCTGCTCAACAAGCAGATCGCTTACGAGCTGTCGCTGGCGGAGAACACGGTGAAGATCCATGTCACCGCGATCCTGCGCAAGCTGGGCTGCCATTCGCGCACCCAGGCGGCGGTGCTGGTGAAGGGGCTGTCGCTGGAAGAGGACGGCGGCGAATTGCACGATGGGGTCGGCGGGTTGAGCTGA
- a CDS encoding hybrid sensor histidine kinase/response regulator, giving the protein MLHTRRRQLRTAVWIVLILAGMLLSALVAGRIAYSQALQRQAGEASALLAQRAQVIEQHIDRYRIMPAVLSLDPQLRATLANPGDTLQRQRANERLVQLNFANRTSTLTLIDRSGTGIAASNWDQPNSNVGYSYAFRPYFQLAMAHGAGEFYAIGVTTGVPGHFIARAVRDERGGAVGAVAVKVELEDIRSDWSERGDVVLLSDNHGVVFLSAQPQWRYRMLHRLPPDWQRELRDTRQYQSQRLRPVAFDVQREIDGGARVVRWREPRLREPMLWQSMRLAREDWTLHLLRDVTPSIRAAWIARAVAAGAWLLAVAVALLLIQRGRIAALRLRSRQELEKMVEHHAEALRNAQDGLVHAARQASMGEGQSLEHLPQGVSVVDSQLRLVAWNQRYGELFRYPPELLQVGRPIEDLIRFNARRGLLGADPEDAIRRRLDHLQRGQPYLHERERPDGTVIEIRGNPMPDGGFVTSYADITAYKQAARDLRTLADSLERGIEQRTSDLQAAKGEAERANRSKTRFVAAAVHDLLQPLNAARMYLSSLRRRVDDEQGRELADHIEAALAAQDDILSSLLDISRLESGALEVRRAALPLARVFAAIDSQFRILAESRGLRLHVLPTRAWVDSDEVLLRRIVQNFVSNAMQFAPREGRIVLGARRLREGVRIEVWDSGPGIAENKRELIFEEFQRLDTGVEAPQRGAGLGLAIVRRVARLLGHRVAVRSWPGHGSVFSVEAPYARLPAVPASVDRPTAAASAAAPANAAQSAQAAATADPDSPLRGRTVWVIDDDLHSRQAALGLLGDWGCEASGAASAAEALTRAGAQPPPELLLLDYRLGESTGFELGTQLEAKWKRLPPVVLMSADVDPTLRPRAAERDWHFLPKPLKPAALRALASRLLARGE; this is encoded by the coding sequence ATGCTCCACACCCGCCGCCGCCAACTGCGCACCGCCGTCTGGATCGTCCTGATCCTGGCCGGCATGCTGCTGTCGGCGCTGGTGGCCGGACGCATCGCCTATTCGCAGGCGCTGCAGCGCCAGGCCGGCGAGGCCAGCGCGCTGTTGGCGCAGCGCGCGCAGGTGATCGAACAGCACATCGACCGCTACCGGATCATGCCGGCGGTGCTGTCGCTGGACCCGCAGTTGCGCGCGACCCTGGCCAACCCCGGCGACACCCTCCAGCGCCAGCGCGCCAACGAGCGGCTGGTCCAGCTCAACTTCGCCAACCGCACCAGCACCCTGACCCTGATCGACCGCAGCGGCACCGGCATCGCCGCCAGCAACTGGGACCAGCCCAACAGCAACGTCGGCTATTCCTACGCGTTCCGCCCCTACTTCCAACTGGCGATGGCGCACGGCGCCGGCGAGTTCTACGCCATCGGCGTCACCACCGGCGTGCCCGGCCACTTCATCGCCCGCGCGGTGCGCGACGAACGCGGCGGCGCGGTCGGCGCGGTCGCGGTCAAGGTCGAACTCGAAGACATCCGCTCGGACTGGAGCGAGCGCGGCGACGTGGTCCTGCTCAGCGACAACCACGGCGTGGTGTTCCTGTCGGCGCAGCCGCAATGGCGCTACCGCATGCTGCATCGGCTGCCGCCGGACTGGCAGCGCGAACTGCGCGACACCCGCCAGTACCAGAGCCAGCGCCTGCGCCCGGTCGCGTTCGACGTGCAGCGCGAGATCGACGGCGGCGCGCGCGTGGTGCGCTGGCGCGAGCCGCGCCTGCGCGAGCCGATGCTGTGGCAGTCCATGCGCCTGGCGCGCGAAGACTGGACCCTGCACCTGCTGCGCGACGTCACCCCGAGCATCCGCGCCGCCTGGATCGCGCGCGCGGTCGCCGCCGGCGCCTGGCTGCTGGCGGTGGCGGTGGCGCTGCTGCTGATCCAGCGCGGCCGCATCGCCGCGCTGCGCCTGCGCAGCCGGCAGGAGCTGGAGAAGATGGTCGAACACCACGCCGAAGCGCTGCGCAACGCGCAGGACGGGCTGGTGCATGCGGCGCGGCAGGCGAGCATGGGCGAAGGGCAAAGCCTGGAACATTTGCCGCAAGGCGTCAGCGTGGTCGATTCGCAGCTTCGGTTGGTCGCCTGGAACCAACGCTACGGCGAACTGTTCCGCTATCCGCCCGAGCTGCTGCAAGTGGGCCGGCCGATCGAGGACCTGATCCGCTTCAACGCCCGCCGCGGTCTGCTCGGCGCCGATCCGGAAGACGCGATCCGGCGCCGCCTCGACCATCTGCAGCGCGGCCAGCCCTATCTGCACGAACGCGAGCGCCCCGACGGCACCGTGATCGAGATTCGCGGCAATCCGATGCCCGACGGCGGCTTCGTCACCAGCTACGCCGACATCACCGCCTACAAGCAGGCCGCGCGCGACCTGCGCACGCTGGCCGACAGCCTGGAGCGCGGCATCGAACAACGCACCAGCGACCTGCAGGCGGCCAAGGGCGAGGCCGAGCGCGCGAACCGTTCCAAGACCCGCTTCGTCGCCGCCGCCGTGCACGACCTGCTGCAGCCGCTGAATGCCGCGCGCATGTATCTGTCCTCGCTGCGCCGGCGCGTCGACGACGAGCAAGGTCGCGAACTCGCCGACCACATCGAGGCCGCGCTGGCGGCGCAGGACGACATCCTCTCCAGCCTGCTCGACATCTCGCGGCTGGAATCGGGCGCGCTGGAAGTGCGGCGCGCGGCGTTGCCGCTGGCGCGGGTGTTCGCCGCGATCGACAGCCAGTTCCGCATCCTCGCCGAATCGCGCGGACTGCGCCTGCACGTGCTGCCCACGCGCGCATGGGTCGACAGCGACGAAGTGCTGTTGCGGCGGATCGTGCAGAACTTCGTCTCCAACGCCATGCAGTTCGCCCCGCGCGAGGGCCGCATCGTGCTCGGCGCGCGGCGCTTGCGCGAAGGCGTGCGCATCGAGGTGTGGGACAGCGGGCCCGGCATCGCCGAGAACAAGCGCGAGCTGATCTTCGAGGAATTCCAGCGCCTGGACACCGGCGTGGAAGCGCCGCAGCGCGGCGCCGGCCTGGGCCTGGCGATCGTGCGGCGGGTCGCGCGCCTGCTCGGCCATCGCGTCGCGGTGCGCTCGTGGCCGGGACACGGCAGCGTGTTCTCGGTCGAGGCGCCGTATGCGCGCTTGCCTGCCGTTCCGGCGAGCGTCGATCGACCGACCGCCGCTGCATCGGCCGCGGCGCCCGCGAACGCGGCGCAGTCTGCGCAGGCCGCGGCCACCGCCGATCCCGACTCGCCGCTGCGCGGCCGCACGGTGTGGGTGATCGACGACGACCTGCATTCGCGCCAGGCCGCGCTGGGCCTGCTCGGCGACTGGGGCTGCGAAGCCAGCGGCGCCGCCAGCGCCGCCGAGGCACTGACCCGCGCCGGCGCGCAACCGCCGCCGGAACTGTTGCTGCTGGACTACCGCCTGGGCGAGAGCACCGGCTTCGAGCTGGGTACGCAGCTGGAAGCCAAGTGGAAACGCTTGCCGCCGGTGGTGCTGATGTCGGCCGACGTCGATCCGACGTTGCGGCCGCGCGCGGCCGAGCGCGATTGGCATTTCCTGCCCAAGCCGCTGAAGCCGGCGGCGCTGCGGGCGCTGGCGTCGCGGTTGTTGGCGCGCGGCGAGTGA
- a CDS encoding OprO/OprP family phosphate-selective porin, producing MRNARFAFAASPIALALCALPQAAPAASFDDWPTKHRFGDGSEISATANWAYDVVDFDGDGYGTAATRLKDDGHYRRREFGVNLKKKDVYDFTAVFDFESKLWLDVAVRLETKAAFGADYGKVRIGYFKTPVSMESVAASRAGSLLELSAASQAIYEGRRTGVEWSLERPRYALGAGYFFGHDLQGDNPGTTAAGRAVWTPVKEQDRVVHLGLTGSVENPHGYRDGRGAYFGPAARLRARPLNGLTATRLVDSGSLRDTDKIVRNGLEALWIDGPWSLQAEYLRATAQRDNGQRDFSADGYYLTGSWVLTGETRPYAGNNVGNVKPAHGYGAVELLARYGELDLDDGGIAGGKQRDWTLGANWYLTSHFKFQANYVHVEADKGLLSADPDAVELRAQVQF from the coding sequence ATGCGCAACGCCCGTTTCGCCTTCGCCGCATCCCCCATCGCCCTGGCCTTGTGCGCGCTGCCGCAGGCCGCGCCGGCCGCGAGCTTCGACGACTGGCCGACCAAGCATCGCTTCGGCGACGGCAGCGAAATCTCCGCCACCGCCAACTGGGCTTACGACGTGGTCGACTTCGACGGCGACGGCTACGGCACCGCCGCGACCCGGCTCAAGGACGACGGCCACTACCGCCGGCGCGAGTTCGGCGTGAACCTGAAGAAGAAGGACGTCTACGACTTCACCGCGGTGTTCGACTTCGAATCCAAGCTCTGGCTCGACGTGGCCGTGCGCCTGGAGACCAAGGCCGCGTTCGGCGCCGACTACGGCAAGGTCCGCATCGGCTACTTCAAGACCCCGGTCAGCATGGAGAGCGTCGCCGCCTCGCGCGCCGGCAGCCTGCTGGAATTGTCGGCCGCTTCGCAGGCGATCTACGAAGGCCGCCGCACCGGCGTGGAGTGGTCGCTGGAACGCCCGCGCTACGCGCTCGGCGCCGGATATTTCTTCGGCCACGACCTGCAGGGCGACAACCCCGGCACCACCGCCGCCGGGCGCGCGGTGTGGACGCCGGTCAAGGAGCAGGACCGCGTCGTGCACCTGGGCCTGACCGGCTCGGTCGAGAACCCGCACGGCTACCGCGACGGCCGCGGCGCGTACTTCGGCCCCGCCGCGCGTTTGCGCGCGCGCCCGCTCAACGGCCTGACCGCGACCCGCCTGGTCGATTCGGGCAGCCTGCGCGACACCGACAAGATCGTGCGCAACGGCCTGGAGGCGTTGTGGATCGACGGGCCGTGGTCGCTCCAGGCCGAGTACCTGCGCGCGACCGCGCAACGCGACAACGGCCAGCGCGACTTCAGCGCAGACGGTTACTACCTCACCGGCAGCTGGGTGCTCACCGGCGAGACCCGGCCGTACGCCGGCAACAACGTCGGCAACGTCAAGCCCGCGCACGGCTACGGCGCGGTCGAGTTGCTGGCGCGCTACGGCGAGCTCGACCTCGACGACGGCGGCATCGCCGGCGGCAAGCAGCGCGACTGGACCCTCGGCGCCAACTGGTACCTGACCAGCCACTTCAAGTTCCAGGCCAATTACGTGCACGTGGAGGCGGACAAGGGCCTGCTCTCGGCCGATCCGGATGCGGTGGAGCTGCGGGCGCAGGTGCAGTTTTGA
- a CDS encoding dicarboxylate/amino acid:cation symporter yields the protein MKKSGSHFYLWVVGAIILGGLIGHFFPEFGVKLKPLGDGFIALIKMLIGPIIFLTVVLGIAGVADVKKVGRVGVKAILYFEVVSTIALVIGLVVVNTLKPGAGFNADPAKLDPALVAKATDYAHKAEQQSTVDFLLHIIPKTFTDAFTGDGSLLQVLLLAVLFGFSLLHMGKTGEKVMDLLEPLSKVFFGIMSMIMKLAPIGAGAAMAFTIGEFGVGALGPLMKLMGSFYLTCALFVLIVLGLIARFTGFSIIRFIRYIRDELLLVLGTSSSESALVPLMRKLERLGCSKPVVGLVVPSGYSFNLDGTNIYLTMAAIFVAQALGVELTLTQEITLLAVAMLTSKGASGVTGAGFITLAATLHVVPAVPVAGLALILGIDRFMSEARALTNIIGNGVATVVVARWENELDRDQLNRELLNPPSATELDADLPSDHHGPLGEKA from the coding sequence ATGAAAAAATCCGGCTCGCACTTCTATCTCTGGGTGGTCGGCGCGATCATCCTCGGCGGCCTGATCGGGCATTTCTTTCCCGAGTTCGGGGTCAAGCTCAAGCCGCTGGGCGATGGCTTCATCGCCCTGATCAAGATGCTGATCGGCCCGATCATCTTCCTGACCGTGGTGCTGGGCATCGCCGGCGTGGCCGACGTCAAGAAGGTCGGCCGGGTCGGGGTCAAGGCGATCCTGTATTTCGAGGTGGTCTCCACCATCGCCCTGGTGATCGGCCTGGTGGTGGTCAACACGCTCAAGCCCGGCGCCGGCTTCAACGCCGACCCGGCCAAGCTCGACCCGGCGCTGGTGGCCAAGGCCACCGACTACGCGCACAAGGCCGAGCAGCAGAGCACGGTCGACTTCCTGCTGCACATCATCCCCAAAACCTTCACCGACGCCTTCACCGGCGACGGCAGCCTGCTGCAGGTGCTGCTGCTGGCGGTGCTGTTCGGCTTCTCGCTGCTGCACATGGGCAAGACCGGCGAGAAGGTCATGGACCTGCTGGAGCCGCTGTCGAAGGTGTTCTTCGGGATCATGAGCATGATCATGAAGCTCGCGCCGATCGGCGCCGGCGCGGCGATGGCCTTCACCATCGGCGAATTCGGCGTCGGCGCGCTCGGCCCGCTGATGAAGCTGATGGGCAGCTTCTACCTGACCTGCGCGCTGTTCGTGCTGATCGTGCTGGGGCTGATCGCGCGCTTCACCGGCTTCAGCATCATCCGTTTCATCCGCTACATCCGCGACGAACTGCTGCTGGTGCTGGGCACGTCGTCGTCGGAATCGGCGCTGGTGCCGCTGATGCGCAAGCTCGAGCGGCTCGGCTGCTCCAAGCCGGTGGTCGGCCTGGTCGTGCCGAGCGGTTATTCGTTCAATCTCGACGGCACCAACATCTACCTGACCATGGCGGCGATCTTCGTCGCCCAGGCGCTCGGCGTGGAGCTCACCCTGACCCAGGAAATCACCCTGCTGGCGGTGGCGATGCTGACCTCCAAGGGCGCGTCCGGCGTCACCGGCGCGGGTTTCATCACCCTGGCCGCGACCTTGCACGTGGTGCCGGCGGTACCGGTCGCGGGGCTGGCGCTGATCCTCGGCATCGACCGCTTCATGAGCGAGGCGCGCGCGCTGACCAACATCATCGGCAACGGCGTCGCCACGGTGGTGGTGGCGCGCTGGGAGAACGAGCTCGACCGCGACCAGCTCAACCGCGAGTTGCTGAATCCGCCGAGCGCGACCGAACTCGACGCCGACCTGCCTTCGGACCACCACGGTCCGCTCGGCGAGAAGGCCTGA
- a CDS encoding MFS transporter → MSAITTTDAPAAAPGMTPGQRLKSIFSGSVGNLVEYYDWYVYSAFSLYFAHVFFPSGDRISQALNAGAIFAVGFLMRPLGGWVFGRYADRHGRRAALMLSVLLMCAGSLIITFTPGYGTIGVFAPILLVAARLMQGLSVGGEYGSSATYLSEMSSRENRGFWSSFLYVTLILGQLLALLVLIVLQQFVLSEEQLRSWGWRIPFGIGAIAAITALYLRRNMQETESFTKLKNSDAPARREGSLRTLMRHPRAVLTVVGLTMGGTLAFYTYTNYMLKFLTISTGFDKETASLINAATLFVYMLMQPLVGALSDRIGRRPILIAFGVLGTILTVPVMHWIRGAQTPMEAFWLIMILLSAVSGYTAINAVVKAELFPVEVRALGVGLPYALTVALFGGTAEPVALWFKKIGMETGFFWYVSACIFCSLLVYALMPDTRKHSTIDRD, encoded by the coding sequence GTGAGCGCCATCACCACCACCGATGCACCGGCCGCGGCCCCGGGCATGACCCCGGGCCAACGCCTGAAGTCGATCTTCTCCGGCTCGGTCGGCAACCTGGTCGAGTACTACGACTGGTACGTCTACAGCGCGTTCTCGCTCTATTTCGCCCACGTGTTCTTCCCGTCCGGCGACCGCATCTCGCAGGCGCTCAACGCCGGCGCGATCTTCGCCGTCGGTTTCCTGATGCGCCCGCTCGGCGGCTGGGTGTTCGGCCGCTACGCCGACCGCCACGGCCGCCGCGCCGCGCTGATGCTGTCGGTGCTGCTGATGTGCGCCGGCTCGCTGATCATCACCTTCACCCCGGGCTACGGCACCATCGGCGTGTTCGCGCCGATCCTGCTGGTGGCCGCGCGGCTGATGCAGGGGCTCAGCGTCGGCGGCGAATACGGCAGCTCGGCCACGTATCTCAGCGAGATGTCGTCGCGCGAGAACCGCGGCTTCTGGTCGAGCTTCCTGTACGTGACCCTGATCCTGGGCCAGCTGCTGGCGCTGCTGGTGCTGATCGTGCTGCAGCAGTTCGTGCTGAGCGAGGAACAGCTCAGGTCGTGGGGCTGGCGCATCCCGTTCGGGATCGGCGCGATCGCCGCGATCACCGCGCTGTACCTGCGCCGCAACATGCAGGAAACCGAGTCGTTCACCAAGCTCAAGAACAGCGACGCGCCGGCCAGGCGCGAAGGTTCGCTGCGCACGCTGATGCGGCACCCGCGCGCGGTGCTGACCGTGGTCGGCCTGACCATGGGCGGCACGCTGGCGTTCTACACCTACACCAACTACATGCTGAAGTTCCTGACCATCAGCACCGGCTTCGACAAGGAAACGGCTTCGTTGATCAACGCCGCGACCTTGTTCGTCTACATGCTGATGCAGCCGCTGGTCGGCGCATTGTCGGACCGCATCGGCCGGCGCCCGATCCTGATCGCGTTCGGCGTGCTCGGCACGATCCTGACCGTGCCAGTGATGCACTGGATCCGCGGCGCGCAGACGCCGATGGAGGCGTTCTGGCTGATCATGATCCTGCTCAGCGCGGTCAGCGGCTATACCGCGATCAACGCGGTGGTGAAGGCCGAGCTGTTCCCGGTGGAAGTCCGCGCGCTCGGCGTCGGCCTGCCGTATGCGCTGACCGTCGCCCTGTTCGGCGGCACCGCCGAGCCGGTGGCGCTGTGGTTCAAGAAGATCGGCATGGAAACCGGCTTCTTCTGGTACGTCAGCGCCTGCATCTTCTGCTCGCTGCTGGTCTACGCGCTGATGCCCGATACGCGCAAACACTCGACTATCGACCGCGACTGA